The genomic window GATTTTTTTAAGCTCCTGAAAACGCACAGCAACACTCAAAGCATTTAGATAGCAAATTATAACCCCTTTTTTTCCGTCTAAAATTCCAAGTCGGAGTAAATATTGATTTAAGAATTGATAAGCCGGACGAATATAAAAATGAAAAAAGTTAGGATTGGTATTTTTTAACAGCTCTTCCTGAGCTTTTAATTTTCCGTAGAAGACCATTTTTTGCTTGTAATTTTCATAATTAGAATACGAATAATGGATCAATTTTGTTTTTAATTGACCAATTTTTCCGTTTACAATTAATTTTTCGTGAACAATTTTTTCATCATTATAAATTGCATTTTCTTTCTTAAAAAGTCGAATGATTTTATCTGTTTGCCAGCCGCTAAAACGCAGTTTTTTATTTTTGAACATAAAGTTTCTGCGTACAAAATAAGCAGAGGCACAATCTTTTTGGCTGGTTACAAAACTAATTTCTTTTTGAAGTTCCTGAGTAAGTCTTTCATCAGCATCTACAAAAAGAATCCATGAATTTGAAGCAAGACTTAAGGCAAAATTACGCTGAGAAGCAAAATTATCAAAGGCACGCTGTACTACTTTAACATTAGGAAATGATGAGGCAATCTCGTAAGTTTTATCTACGCTAAAAGAATCTACAATGATTATTTCATCGGCGAAAGCCAAATTATACAATACATCTCTGATGTTTTCTTCCTCATTATAAGTAATAATCAATGCGGTCATTCTTTGCTTTTCTGTCAAAATCATTTTACTGTAAAGCTTAGGTTTTGAGTTAGAAACAACTTAATTTTTTTTTCAAAAAATTCAGGTTTAAATTCTTGGTATAATGATAAAGCTTCTTTCTTGAGCATTTTTTCGTTTTTTTGCTCAAATAAATCAGGACGATAATCTTTTAAATGAACAGAAAGATGGTGAATTCCGTCTTCAAAAGTAGCCCAAATTTTCTTTTCAATCCATGGTGAGAAAATGATAAAGGATGGTTTTTTAAGCCCTTTTGCCATATTTATTGCACCGCCATCGTTGCCAATAATCAAATTACATTGATTCATAAGGCCAATAAAAGAACGTAAATCTCCTCCCAATAAATCAAAATAAATTTTTGATTGAGTTGAAGGTTTGCAGGCATTAAAAACG from Flavobacterium fluviale includes these protein-coding regions:
- a CDS encoding glycosyltransferase family 2 protein gives rise to the protein MILTEKQRMTALIITYNEEENIRDVLYNLAFADEIIIVDSFSVDKTYEIASSFPNVKVVQRAFDNFASQRNFALSLASNSWILFVDADERLTQELQKEISFVTSQKDCASAYFVRRNFMFKNKKLRFSGWQTDKIIRLFKKENAIYNDEKIVHEKLIVNGKIGQLKTKLIHYSYSNYENYKQKMVFYGKLKAQEELLKNTNPNFFHFYIRPAYQFLNQYLLRLGILDGKKGVIICYLNALSVAVRFQELKKIRCRN